One Defluviitoga tunisiensis genomic window carries:
- the rsmA gene encoding 16S rRNA (adenine(1518)-N(6)/adenine(1519)-N(6))-dimethyltransferase RsmA: protein MTTSEWLKKYNIKLKKSLGQNFLSVPKIAEEIVCKSMVTEDDTVIEIGSGIGILTEEIAKRAKRVISFEIDERFKPLLTERLKNYDNIEMFNMDFLKVDLSMFKDYKNLKYIANIPYYISSPILEKILKESPKFHYAVMMFQKEFGERMVAKSGKSYSPLSIFVQIYCDIEKIMNVSKANFVPIPKVDSVVLKLTPKYKYIEEIDPDKFMKFIHQCFSSRRKTLKNNLKNVINNPESILKELGLNELVRPEEIPIETYIRMYKLLEG from the coding sequence TTAAAGAAAAGTTTAGGTCAGAACTTTCTTTCTGTTCCAAAAATTGCAGAAGAAATAGTATGTAAAAGCATGGTTACTGAAGACGATACGGTTATTGAGATAGGAAGCGGAATAGGGATACTTACAGAAGAAATTGCCAAGAGAGCAAAAAGGGTTATCAGTTTTGAGATTGACGAAAGATTTAAACCACTGTTAACAGAAAGGTTGAAAAATTACGATAATATAGAAATGTTTAATATGGATTTTTTGAAAGTAGATTTATCTATGTTTAAAGATTATAAAAACTTAAAATATATTGCTAATATTCCATATTACATTTCTTCACCTATTCTGGAAAAAATACTTAAAGAATCTCCTAAATTTCATTATGCTGTAATGATGTTTCAAAAGGAATTTGGTGAGAGAATGGTAGCCAAATCTGGAAAATCGTACAGTCCGTTGAGTATTTTTGTTCAAATTTACTGTGATATTGAAAAAATAATGAATGTATCCAAAGCAAATTTTGTTCCTATACCAAAAGTTGATTCTGTAGTTTTAAAATTGACCCCGAAATACAAATATATTGAAGAAATAGATCCAGATAAATTTATGAAATTCATACATCAATGTTTTTCTAGTAGAAGAAAAACATTGAAAAATAACTTAAAAAATGTAATTAATAATCCTGAATCAATATTAAAAGAATTAGGACTTAATGAGTTAGTGAGACCAGAAGAAATTCCAATAGAAA